From the genome of Cytobacillus firmus, one region includes:
- a CDS encoding DUF4257 domain-containing protein, whose product MFLNITFALLIGGLVGVVGHIRKEGKMVKPRRTKKFIYLGVFEEVIMGALAAVFLVVSSDPDSALKVVLLAVIAGFGGDALLTCLDFLKIRHKE is encoded by the coding sequence ATGTTTTTGAACATTACCTTCGCTTTGTTGATTGGTGGGCTGGTCGGTGTCGTTGGACATATTCGGAAAGAAGGCAAAATGGTTAAACCCAGAAGGACAAAAAAATTCATCTATCTGGGGGTCTTTGAAGAGGTAATTATGGGGGCTTTAGCGGCTGTTTTTTTGGTCGTATCTTCAGATCCTGACTCTGCCTTAAAGGTAGTTCTACTGGCGGTGATTGCAGGATTTGGAGGAGATGCACTGCTGACATGTCTCGATTTCTTAAAAATAAGACACAAAGAATAG
- the lexA gene encoding transcriptional repressor LexA, with protein sequence MVKLSKRQQDILEFIKEEVKLRGYPPSVREIGEAVGLASSSTVHGHLARLESKGLIRRDPTKPRAIEILDLDEASNIPKVRAVNVPIVGKVTAGQPITAIENVEEYFPLPERMAPADEHVFMLEIMGESMIEAGILDGDYVIVKQQSTANNGDIVVAMTEEDEATVKRFFKEKDFIRLQPENSTMEPIILRNVSILGKVIGVYRHMH encoded by the coding sequence ATGGTGAAATTATCAAAAAGACAGCAAGACATATTGGAGTTCATAAAGGAAGAAGTTAAATTGAGAGGTTATCCCCCTTCTGTAAGAGAAATCGGGGAAGCAGTGGGCCTTGCTTCAAGCTCGACCGTTCACGGTCACCTGGCCAGGCTTGAAAGCAAAGGGCTTATCCGCAGAGATCCTACTAAACCTCGCGCCATTGAGATTTTAGATTTGGACGAGGCTTCTAACATTCCCAAGGTCAGAGCAGTCAACGTTCCGATCGTCGGTAAAGTAACTGCAGGGCAGCCGATAACGGCAATTGAAAATGTCGAAGAATACTTCCCTCTTCCGGAAAGAATGGCACCTGCTGACGAGCATGTATTCATGCTTGAGATCATGGGCGAAAGTATGATTGAAGCAGGAATACTTGATGGAGACTATGTAATCGTCAAACAGCAGAGCACTGCCAATAATGGGGATATCGTGGTGGCCATGACAGAGGAAGATGAAGCAACTGTTAAAAGGTTCTTTAAAGAAAAAGACTTTATCCGTCTGCAGCCGGAAAACTCGACAATGGAACCAATTATCCTCCGCAATGTTTCTATTCTTGGCAAGGTTATAGGCGTATACCGTCATATGCATTAA
- the yneA gene encoding cell division suppressor protein YneA produces the protein MLNKLWKSYSYAIILFVLSLAASFVMLVQIETPDTEKFVKVTVAEGDSLWEIAENFSAEHSLTTDQFINWVERNNGIAAGRIFPGDEIVIPVKALDDQPYKELASSDLNK, from the coding sequence ATGCTGAACAAATTGTGGAAATCATATTCTTATGCTATTATTCTCTTCGTTTTAAGCTTGGCAGCATCGTTTGTAATGCTTGTGCAGATAGAAACACCTGATACGGAAAAGTTTGTGAAAGTCACTGTTGCAGAAGGTGATTCTTTATGGGAGATTGCTGAAAATTTTTCTGCTGAGCATTCTCTGACAACAGATCAATTTATAAATTGGGTAGAACGAAATAATGGGATAGCGGCAGGAAGGATTTTTCCAGGTGATGAAATTGTTATTCCAGTAAAAGCCCTGGATGACCAGCCATATAAAGAGCTTGCGAGTTCAGACCTTAACAAATAA
- a CDS encoding YneB family resolvase-like protein, whose product MKAIIYCRVSTTKDTQETSLSRQEEELLNLAEKHDFEVVKVIREQASGYDLERDGILELLDLIKKKDIKVVLIQDETRLGRGNAKIAILHCIFKEEVQLYSISNNGKLELSESDSMVLSIVGMVEEYQRKLHNIKIRRGMQRAVDKGYRPEKNLSNQGANGGRERIEVPIEEIVRLRKNELTFAEIAATLRGFGYNISKATVHRRYKEHIDSHAE is encoded by the coding sequence ATGAAAGCAATAATTTACTGCAGAGTTAGTACAACAAAGGATACTCAGGAAACGTCCCTTTCAAGACAGGAAGAAGAGCTTTTGAACCTGGCAGAAAAACATGACTTTGAAGTAGTCAAGGTCATCCGCGAACAGGCCAGCGGATACGATCTCGAAAGAGACGGTATATTGGAACTTTTAGACTTAATTAAAAAAAAGGATATTAAGGTTGTTCTCATCCAGGATGAAACCAGGCTGGGGAGGGGAAATGCCAAGATTGCGATTCTCCATTGCATCTTTAAAGAAGAAGTCCAATTATACAGCATTTCTAATAACGGCAAGCTGGAGCTTTCGGAATCAGATTCGATGGTGCTTAGCATTGTAGGGATGGTAGAGGAGTATCAGAGAAAGCTGCATAACATCAAAATCAGACGCGGCATGCAGAGGGCTGTTGATAAAGGATACAGGCCCGAGAAAAATCTAAGTAATCAGGGTGCAAATGGCGGCAGGGAAAGAATAGAAGTGCCGATAGAGGAAATTGTCCGGCTGAGGAAAAACGAGTTAACGTTTGCTGAAATTGCTGCGACGCTTAGGGGGTTTGGCTATAATATTTCCAAAGCAACTGTCCATAGAAGGTATAAAGAACATATTGATTCACATGCTGAGTAG
- a CDS encoding DUF896 domain-containing protein, whose protein sequence is MLPKQKLARINELAKKSKESGLTEAEAKEQTSLRKEYLETFRSGMLNTLKGVTIVDPTGNDVTPKKLKEFQNKNRLH, encoded by the coding sequence ATGCTGCCTAAACAAAAACTTGCCCGAATTAATGAACTGGCAAAGAAGTCCAAGGAATCCGGATTAACAGAAGCAGAAGCGAAAGAACAGACTTCTCTCCGCAAAGAGTATTTGGAGACTTTCCGCTCTGGCATGTTAAACACGCTGAAGGGCGTAACAATCGTTGACCCTACAGGGAACGATGTAACTCCGAAAAAACTGAAAGAATTCCAAAATAAAAACCGCCTTCACTAA
- the tkt gene encoding transketolase has protein sequence MFNHTDELSISSIRTLSIDAIEKANSGHPGMPMGAAPMAYTLWTRFMNHNPKNPEWFNRDRFVLSAGHGSMLLYSLLHLSGYDVSMNDIKEFRQWGSKTPGHPEFGHTPGVDATTGPLGQGIAMAVGMAMAERHLAATYNKDNFNVVDHYTYSICGDGDLMEGVSAEAASLAGHLKLGRLVVLYDSNDISLDGDLDKSFSESVEQRFKSYGWQYIRVEDGNDLHEIAKAIEEAKQDESRPTMIEVKTVIGYGSPNKSGKSDVHGAPLGADELKLTKEAYKWTFEEDFHVPQEVYDHFKQQVVENGAKKQQEWEDLFAQYKESHPELGKQLEQAINGELAEGWDKDIPVYEEGKSLASRASSGEALNAIAQNLPSFFGGSADLAGSNKTMIKGTGDFTAESFDGRNIWFGVREFAMGAALNGMALHGGLNVFGGTFFVFSDYLRPAIRLAALMNLPVTYVFTHDSIAVGEDGPTHEPVEQLAALRAMPNLSVVRPADGNETAAAWKTAIESTNKPTALVLTRQNLPTLKGTDSAAYEGVQKGGYVVSPASNSNADVLLLAAGSEVSLAVEAQKALEGEGIHASVVSMPAWDRFEAQSKEYKESVIPKTVKKRLAIEMGSSLGWHRYAGDEGDVLAIDTFGASAPGERIMEEYGFTVDNVVARVKALLQG, from the coding sequence ATGTTTAATCACACAGATGAACTCTCCATCAGTTCCATTCGTACTTTATCAATTGACGCCATTGAAAAGGCGAACTCCGGCCATCCGGGAATGCCAATGGGAGCTGCTCCAATGGCTTATACACTTTGGACACGCTTCATGAACCACAATCCGAAAAATCCAGAATGGTTCAACCGTGACCGTTTTGTTCTTTCTGCCGGACATGGCTCTATGCTTTTATACAGCCTTCTTCATCTTTCCGGCTATGATGTTTCCATGAATGACATTAAAGAGTTCAGACAGTGGGGAAGCAAGACCCCCGGTCACCCTGAATTCGGCCATACACCTGGTGTTGACGCAACAACAGGCCCATTAGGACAAGGTATTGCTATGGCTGTCGGTATGGCTATGGCTGAACGCCACTTGGCTGCAACATACAATAAAGACAACTTCAATGTTGTTGATCATTATACATACAGCATCTGCGGTGACGGAGACCTTATGGAAGGCGTTTCGGCTGAAGCTGCTTCCCTTGCCGGCCACTTGAAGCTGGGCAGATTGGTTGTTCTTTATGATTCAAATGATATCTCACTTGATGGAGACCTTGATAAGTCTTTCTCTGAAAGTGTTGAACAGCGCTTCAAATCATACGGCTGGCAGTACATCCGTGTAGAAGACGGCAATGATCTTCACGAAATTGCAAAAGCAATTGAAGAAGCGAAACAGGATGAAAGCCGCCCGACAATGATCGAAGTGAAAACAGTCATCGGCTATGGTTCTCCAAACAAATCAGGCAAATCTGATGTGCATGGCGCTCCTCTTGGTGCTGACGAGTTGAAATTAACAAAAGAAGCTTATAAATGGACATTTGAAGAAGACTTCCATGTTCCACAGGAAGTATATGATCACTTTAAGCAGCAAGTTGTTGAAAACGGTGCGAAAAAGCAGCAGGAATGGGAAGACCTTTTTGCTCAATACAAGGAATCTCATCCTGAGTTAGGGAAACAGCTGGAGCAGGCGATCAATGGTGAGCTTGCTGAAGGCTGGGATAAAGACATCCCTGTTTATGAAGAAGGAAAGAGCCTTGCCAGCCGCGCTTCTTCCGGAGAAGCGCTAAATGCTATCGCTCAGAATCTGCCTTCATTCTTTGGCGGATCTGCAGACCTTGCAGGCTCTAACAAAACAATGATAAAAGGGACGGGTGACTTTACGGCTGAATCATTTGATGGCCGCAACATCTGGTTCGGTGTACGTGAATTTGCAATGGGTGCTGCATTGAATGGAATGGCGCTTCACGGCGGATTAAATGTTTTCGGCGGAACATTCTTCGTGTTCTCTGATTACCTTCGCCCCGCAATTCGTCTGGCTGCTCTTATGAACCTGCCTGTAACGTATGTATTTACACATGACAGTATCGCTGTCGGTGAAGACGGCCCAACACATGAGCCTGTAGAACAGCTTGCTGCACTTCGTGCCATGCCAAACCTATCTGTTGTCCGTCCTGCTGACGGAAACGAAACAGCAGCTGCCTGGAAAACAGCAATCGAATCAACAAACAAGCCGACTGCATTAGTATTGACACGTCAAAACCTGCCTACATTAAAAGGTACGGATTCTGCGGCATACGAAGGCGTTCAAAAAGGCGGATATGTTGTATCTCCAGCTTCTAACAGCAATGCGGATGTATTATTGCTTGCTGCAGGATCTGAAGTCAGCCTTGCAGTTGAAGCTCAAAAAGCGCTTGAAGGTGAAGGCATCCATGCATCTGTAGTAAGCATGCCTGCCTGGGACCGATTTGAAGCTCAATCAAAAGAGTACAAAGAAAGCGTAATTCCTAAGACAGTCAAAAAACGTCTTGCCATTGAAATGGGATCTTCACTTGGCTGGCACCGCTATGCAGGAGACGAAGGCGATGTTCTTGCCATCGATACCTTCGGTGCATCTGCACCAGGTGAAAGAATTATGGAAGAATACGGATTCACCGTAGACAACGTTGTAGCACGTGTTAAAGCCTTGCTGCAGGGATAA